From [Clostridium] symbiosum, a single genomic window includes:
- a CDS encoding alpha/beta hydrolase: protein MKKRIPLEKAALQVCIDNSKPPLIFQLPPWQGRMKLDEAQDAPVYMYPASVCMTNFNTGRWGVIRVYIVRPENGSPDAGTILYIHGAGWVFGNFHTHEKLVRELAARTGSVVVFPEYSLSPEAKYPTAIEQCYSLLCALPAFNRETGGPFNMEGLSVAGDSVGGNMAIAMTLMAKFRCGPGIARQLLFYPVTNACFDTCTYCEFATDYYLYREGMIWFWNQYTRCEADRAQITASPLRAGLEQLAGLPPALIINGEADVLRDDGEAYASKLLQAGVDVTSVRIRATIHDFVMLNALDQTNACRAAMDLAVSWFLRKG, encoded by the coding sequence ATGAAAAAGAGAATTCCGCTGGAAAAGGCGGCCCTGCAGGTCTGCATCGACAATTCAAAACCGCCCCTGATTTTTCAACTGCCGCCGTGGCAGGGCAGGATGAAGCTGGATGAGGCTCAGGATGCTCCCGTTTACATGTACCCGGCCTCCGTCTGCATGACGAATTTTAATACAGGAAGATGGGGCGTGATCCGCGTTTACATTGTGAGGCCGGAAAACGGTTCCCCGGACGCCGGCACGATTCTTTACATCCACGGCGCGGGCTGGGTATTCGGAAATTTCCACACCCATGAGAAGCTGGTCAGAGAGCTGGCGGCGCGCACGGGTTCCGTTGTCGTCTTTCCGGAGTACAGCTTGTCGCCCGAGGCAAAGTATCCCACAGCTATTGAGCAGTGTTACAGCCTGCTGTGCGCCCTTCCTGCGTTTAACCGGGAGACGGGAGGACCGTTTAACATGGAGGGTTTAAGCGTTGCGGGAGACAGCGTCGGAGGTAACATGGCGATCGCCATGACGCTGATGGCTAAGTTCCGCTGCGGTCCCGGAATTGCGAGACAGCTTCTTTTTTATCCGGTTACCAATGCCTGCTTTGATACCTGCACTTACTGCGAATTTGCAACGGATTATTATTTGTACCGGGAGGGAATGATCTGGTTCTGGAACCAGTATACCCGGTGCGAAGCCGACCGGGCCCAGATCACGGCGTCACCGCTGAGGGCCGGACTCGAACAGCTTGCCGGACTTCCCCCGGCCCTGATTATCAACGGGGAGGCGGATGTGCTGCGCGACGACGGGGAGGCCTATGCATCAAAGCTTTTGCAGGCCGGGGTCGATGTGACGTCGGTGCGCATCAGGGCGACGATCCATGATTTTGTGATGCTGAACGCACTGGATCAGACTAATGCATGCAGGGCGGCCATGGATTTGGCCGTTAGCTGGTTTCTGAGAAAAGGATAA